In Flammeovirgaceae bacterium, the sequence TTTATTGAGTGCTCACCGCAGAATCAATTGGGTATTATTGATGACATTGCCTACCCATCAACCGCTAAACCCGAAATGAAACAAGGAGTAACTTTTTTCAACTTGCTACGCGATTTAACCGCTACCGGGTTTTTTACCAGCGAAATCGGATTGAAAGATTTGGGGTATGCCGGCAACCGGCCCAATCAATGGGATGGCGTACCACAGGAGGTACTCGATCAGTACGGACTTAACTATTCGGATCGCGAACTTACCGAAAGTGTAAAATTTAACTCATAAGATTTATGGTATCACGCAGAAAGTTTATTCAACAGGCGGGAGCAGCAGCAGCTTTTACTATAGTTCCTCGTTTTGTACTGGGTGGTAATGGTTTTATTCCGCCAAGCGATACACTCTATTTAGCCGGAATCGGTGTGGGCGGCAAGGGTACTTCCGACCTGACGGAATGTGCTAAAAGCCCGAACGTAAAAGTGGTCTTTCTCTGCGATGTGGACGACCGCCAGGCGGTGAAATCAAAGGATAATTTTCCGCAAGCGAAGTATTATAAGGACTTCCGTGTTATGCTCGATAAAGAGGAAAAAGGCATTGATGCAGTTACCATCTCTACACCCGACCATACCCATGCCGTTGCAGCCCTTAATGCCATGCAACGCGGTAAACACGTGTACGTTCAAAAACCACTCACGTGGAGTATACACGAAGCACGAACACTGGCCGAGGCAGCAGGAAAATACAAAGTAGTCACTCAAATGGGTAACCAGGGCGGCTCAGGAGAAGGCGTTCGTAAAGGAAAAGAAATTTACCAGGCTGGTTTGATTGGTGATGTTACCCGCGTTTACGCCTGGACGAACCGGCCTGTTTGGCCACAGGGAATTCCCACCCCATCAGGTAATCACCAAATACCTGCCGAACTGGATTGGGATCTGTGGCTCGGCCCGGCTGATGCGATTGACTATAACCCCGCTTATCATCCGTTTAACTGGCGCGGCTGGTGGAATTTTGGAACGGGCGCATTGGGCGATATGGCCTGCCATATTCTGGATCCTGCCTTCAGAATTTTACCGATTGATTATCCTTCAGAAGTTGAGTGCAGCACCGGAACGGTATGGACCGGATTTTTCCAGGAGGGTTATTTCCCCGACAGTTGTCCGCCCTCTTCTATCGTTCACCTGAAATTTCCCGGAAAAAATGGCAAGCCGGATATTAAAGTAACCTGGATGGATGGCGGTGTATTGCCCGAACGACCCGAAGAACTCTTACCCGATGAGCCGATGGGCAACTGGGATGGCGGACTGATAATGGTGGGCACCAAAGGCAAACTTATGTTCGACTGCTATGGAGCAAATCCCCGGCTTTTGCCAACAACAAAAATGAAAGACCTCAACATTAAAGAATCCATTCCGCGCGTTAAAGAAGGTCACTATGTACAATGGGTTAATGCCTGCATGAAGGGCTATGGAAAAACTGAACTCAGCTCACCTTTCGATTTTGCCGGCCCGATGACCGAAGCCATTCTGATGGGTAATCTGGCTATCCGCAGTTATGGTTTGCGGGTTAAAAATGATAAGGGACAGAATACTTACCCCGGACGGAAAAAACTTTTGTGGGACTGGAAGAGCATGAAGATTACAAACTTTGATGAAGCTAATAGTTTTGTTAAGAGAGTGTATCGCAACGGGTGGAGTTTGTAATCCTTTAGTCACCGCTGAATTATCTTCTAAATCTCCGATATTGCAGGATTGTTCGGTCAATCCATGCTCAAAATCGATACCCATACGCACATCATCCCTAAAAAGCTGCCCAACTGGGCTGAGAAATTCGGGTATGGCGATTTCATCTACTTACAGCATCATAAAAAAGGCTTTGCCAAAATGATGCGGGGCAACCAGTTCTTCCGCGAGATAAAAGAAAATGCCTGGAACCCGAAATTAAGAATTGATGAGTATGCCCAATTCAATACGCAGGTCCAGGTAGTGTGCACAATACCTGTTATGTTTTCGTACTGGGCCAAGCCGATGGATTGCCTGGACGTATCGAAGTTCTTAAATGACCAGATCGCTGACCTTACTGAAAAATATCCAAAGCATTATGTAGGCCTGGGTACTATACCCATGCAAGACACCGAACTGGCTATTCAGGAACTTGAACGTTGTAAAAAAATCGGATTACTCGGAATTCAGATCGGCTCAAACATCAACGACCTGAACCTGAACGAGGATCGCTTCTTCCCTGTTTTCGAAGCATGCGAAAAACTAAGCATGGCCGTGCTGGTGCACCCCTGGAATATGATGGGCATGAAAAGTATGCAACGCTATTGGCTGCCCTGGCTGGTGGGCATGCCGGCCGAAACTTCCCGGGCAATCTGTTCCATGATCTTCGGAGGAATCTTTGAAAGGTTACCAAAACTCAGGGTAAACTTTGCACATGCAGGAGGATCTTTTTTGGGAACCATCGGACGGATTGAACACGGCTTTATCTGCCGCCCCGATCTGGTGGCTATTGATAATCCGGTTAACCCGCGAAATTATTTAGGTAAATTCTGGGTTGATTGCATTACGCACGATGCCATGATGCTTGAATATGTATTAAAATTGCAAGGCTCAAAACACATTACATTGGGCTCGGATTACCCCTTCCCGCTTGGCGACCTGGAAATTGGCCGGTTTATTGAAGAAATGAACATCGATAAGTCGGTTAAGGAAGATATTTTTTGCAATGCCCCGTTAAGCTGGTTAGGGATAACTAAAGACCGATTTACCTGATGACTATGACTGTACGTTACACATTGGTTTTTATCGTTGCTTTATTATTTTCTGATGCACCGGCACAAGACCGTAGTGCAGCCGAAGAATACCGCATTCAACTGGAGCAACGCAAACGTGCCGATTTACTTCGGGTGATGGATTCGGCTGTTGTGATGATGGAGGAAGGACGATACGAAGTTGCCGATCAAAAACTGATTTATGTGCTAAACAACATAAAAAGCATCCCCTCAGACCTGACCTTTTACTTTGGTAAAAATTCGTTCTACCTCAACAAGTTTAAACAAAGTATTGACTGGCTGAACAAGTACATTCAATTAAAAGGGGTAACCGGCCAATTTTATACCGAGGCCGTGAATTTACTTAAGAAAGCTGAAACCGAAATTGTAAAAGAGCAAACCAGGAATACCGCTAAAGTAAAAGAAATTCTGTCATCTGAATATGAAATTGACTGTGGCCCGGCAGGCAAAGTTACCTGTCCGGTTTGCAAAGGTACTACCGTACTTATTCGCAAGGGCGCTTTCGAAAATCAATACAAAACGTGCCCGTATTGCGACAAGCATGGATTTCTGACTTGCGCAGAGTATAACTTGCTCATTAAAGGACAACTGGAGCCACGCTAATCTTTCGTTTCATCACTCAGTCAAGAAATCGTATCTTTGTGCCCGTTAGGTTTTCCTGCAAAAAACACTAATGACTTTGTATAACCGAATTGAGGGAAGGTTGCTCAAGGAGCAGCTTCACTCAGCACCCCGAATTGACCGCACTACGCTGTCGTTTTACAAGTATCATCACCTGGCCGATCCCAAAGTTTTTCGCGATGACCTGTATAAAATGTTTAGCAACATGGGTGTACTGGGTCGCATTTATGTGGCACCCGAAGGAATTAACGCCCAAATCAGTGTACCTGCCAACAACCTAAACACCTTCCGCGAAGCCCTCTACTCCATTTCATTTTTGAATGGGACACGATTAAATATTGCTGTGGATGACAACGGAAAATCATTTTTTAAACTGAAAATTTTAGTCAGAAAAAAAATTGTTGCCGATGGACTGGACGACTCCTCCTTTGATGTAACCAACTGTGGTAAACATGTTTCTGCGGCTGAGTTTAATAAATTGGCTGATGATCCGAACACGATTATCATCGACATGCGCAACCATTACGAAAGTGAGGTAGGTCATTTTAAAAACGCCATCTGCCCCGATGTCGATACCTTTCGGGAAGAATTGCAGGTAGCCGAAGATTTGATGGCACAGCATAAGGATAAAAATCTGCTGATGTACTGCACAGGCGGTATCCGCTGCGAAAAGGCCAGCGCCTGGATGAAGCACAAAGGATTCAAAAACGTTTTCCAACTGGATGGCGGCATCATTGAATATGCGCGTCAGGTAAAGGCGCACGGACTTGAAAACAAATTCATAGGGAAAAACTTTGTGTTTGATGAGCGCCTAGGCGAAAGAATAACTGATGACATAATCAGTTCATGCCACCAGTGCGGTACCCCATGCGATGACCACACCAACTGCAAAAACGATGGCTGTCATTTGCTGTTCATCCAATGTAAAACTTGCGCTGAGAAGTTTGATGGATGCTGCTCCGAAGAATGCAAATCCATCATCAGGTTGCCCAATGAAAAGCAAAAAGAAATACGAAGAGGCATCAATAAAGGACGCCAGGTATTTAAGAAAGGCCGGCCGCAACACCTCCTTAAAAAATCAGATTCGGTTTTATGACCATTCGCATCGGCATCATCAACGTGTCCGACAGGGCCAGCCAGGGCATCTATGAGGATATTCCCGGGAAGGAAATTGTTGCGACATTAACAGAATACATAAAAAGCCCTTGGGAAAAAGAGTATGCCGTTATCCCGGATGAACAACACCTGATTGAGCAATGCCTGATTGAGATGGCTGATAAAAAGCAATGCTGCCTCATAATAACCTGCGGAGGAACAGGCCCCGCCAAACGCGATGTGACCCCCGAAGCCACTGAAAATGTCTGTGAAAAAATGCTGCCCGGATTTGGCGAACTGATGCGCACAGAAAGCCTGAAATATGTGCCCACAGCCATCCTCTCCAGGCAAACAGCCGGAATTCGTGGAAAATCACTAATTTTGAACCTGCCGGGAAAGCCAAAAGCCATCCGGCAGTGCCTGAATGCTGTTTTCCCAGCGGTCCCTTATTGCATTGACCTGCTGGAAGGACCGTTCATCGAATGCAATGAGGAGGTTGTTAAGCCATTCAGGCCGCATTCCGTATAATTGCAGGCTTTATGAAAATTAAATACTACTACGATACCGAAACCTGTAAGTACGAGAGAGTTCGTACCAAAACCAGCGACATCGTACTGAACGGGTTAGGCCTATTCTTCCTTACCTTGTTGCTGGCCAGCGGTATATACCTGATGTTCAGTACGTACTTCGAATCACCCAAAGAACTCTTCCTGAAAAACGAAGTAAAAGAACTTGAGTACTATTATGCCAGCTTAAAAAGGCAGGTTGACGAACTTGAAAAAACCGTACAGGGACTGGAGCATCGCGATGACAACATTTACCGCGTGGTATTAGGCTCCGAACCTATCGATAAATCAATACGAAATGCCGGTGTGGGCGGTGTTGAACGGTACAGCGATATCCTTAACAAACCGATCGAACATAAAGATCTTATTCTTGAATTAAGTAAGCGCGTAGATTTACTGCGCAGAAAAGTGTACATCGAATCAAAATCACAAGATGAAGTTGTTGAACTGGCCGAAAATAAAGAAAAACAATTTGCTGCTACCCCCGCCATTCAACCTATCGCCAACAAACAACTCATCGCGCTGGCTTCAGGTTTTGGTATGCGCATACACCCGGTGTACAAAGTAAAGAAAATGCATACCGGTATTGATTTTGCCGCGCCCATTGGAACACCCATCTATGCTACAGCCGATGGCGTTGTGGAAGAAGTGGACATTCGCTTTAGCGGCTATGGTAAAATGATTACCATCGATCATGGCTTTGGCTACCAGACCCGGTACGCCCACATGCACGATTTTGCCGTGCGCAAAGGCCAGAAAGTTAAACGCGGAGATTTAATTGGCTACGTAGGCAATACAGGGCTTTCAACTGCTCCGCACCTGCATTATGAGGTATTGCTGAATGGTGTGCTGATTAACCCGGTACATTATTTCTACAACGATCTGTCGCCTTCGGAATACGAAAAAATCATCGAACTGGCCTCCATTGAAAATCAGTCACTGGGAATGTAATTCAGCATCAAAGTTTTTATAAGAAAGCCTGCCCGGTTGCAGGCTTTTTTATTAACGTGGATTTAGTAATTTCATATTTTAAAGCTATATCCTGCCGGCAATGCGATTCGCACTTTTGTTTTCCATAATGGTTAGTACTTTACGTATTGCACTTACACAGGGCTGCAGTGATGCCGGATTTTGCACCATGGGAGCCATGAAACCCGACCAGCCGTTTAATAAGAAAATACCTGTAAAGTTGCGTTCCATGGAGGTAAGTTTTTACCGGGGCACCACCACCCTTTCACCCATCGTATATGTAGCCAACCTGGACATGAGTTTCAACATTATTGACAGCAAAACCTTTTTTCAGATAAAACTTCCATACCAGGCTGTTACCGGGAATTTCGGAAACACCGCAGGGCTTGGGGATATTTCGTATTGCATAACCCGTAACCTGTTTTCTTCCGAACAATTCGATATCAGTTTTACGGTAGGTGGCAAAATACCATCCAATAATTCCAACCTGAAAGACGATAAATTTAACCTGCCCTTACCGATGTACTACCAAACCAGTTTAGGCACCTACGATGCCATTGCCGGTATTTCGTTGGTTAGCCGTAAATGGCTGTTTGCTACGGGCATTCAACATCCGTTTAACAAAAATGGAAATAGGTTTCAGTGGGCCGATTGGGATCCGGTTTATAAAAATGGTGAAGGTGTGGACTATGTTCATAAATACGACAAAGCCTATAAACTTAAAAGAGGAACAGATGTTATGCTGCGTATTGAACGCAACTTCCGCTTCTCACGATTTAATTTCACAGCAGGCTTGCTTCCTATATTCAGAATTACCCGAGACGAAATTGAAGACCCCCCGGCATCCGGTACACGCATAAAACCCGATGGCACCACCGGCATGGCCCTGTCGGGAATTGTAACAGCCGGCTACAGTTTTAATGTAAAAACCGGTGTACGGCTTTTAGTAGGTCATAAAATCACCCAGCGCGATGTGAACCCGGACGGCCTGACCCGAAACATGGTTACCACATTAAGTTATTTTTACCGATTCTGATGGCACGCAGCAGCTTACTTCCTGGGCTTCTCCTGTTCGTTGTAAATTTGCTGCAGGCTCAAAATTCACAATCCGCTTCAGAGCAAATTGACGAATTACTGTATGACTCAAAATTTGAAGACGCCATTGCTTTTGCTGATAAGTTTACTGGCGGTACCTCCGAAATAAGTATCCTTATCGGTAATAAAAAGGCTGAAGCACTTATTCAATTAGGCCGATATGAGCAGGCTACAGCCCTGCTTGACCAACTACAAAGCCAGGCCGAAAAATCCAATAAACCCGATGCCCTCGGGGCTATCGTTCAATCCACCCGCGGATTTCTTTACCTCAACCAGGGAAGAAGTGATTTGGCATTAGAGCTCCTTGAAAATGCCGTAATCACACTTAATGAAACCGGGGATCCGCTTTATCAGGCACGGGCAATGGCATACCTGGGGCAAGCGTACTCCGCCACCGGTAAGTACGCCCAGGCCGAAGAGCAATTACAAATGGCACTTACCATCCGATTAGATAAGTTGCCCGAATCACATGAACTGATTGCCGCATCGTACAACGATCTGGGCATGGCCTTTAGTCAGACTGATGTTGACAAAGCACTCGACTATTTTGACAAAGCGATTGAATTATACACCCGGCTGCACGGTGCCACCCATCCGAAAACAGCAATTGTTAATACCAACATGGGCCTTGCCTACCGGTCTTTGAAACTGTATGGTGATGCCATTACTGTATTTGAAGATGCCCTTAAGATATGGCAAACCGTTTACGTGAACCCACACCCCTCACAGGCTTTCGTATTGCTGAACCTGGGGCAAACCTATGCCAGCATGGGCGAATTAAACACAGCCCTCAGCTTTTACGCGAAAGCTCTGGCTATTTATCAGCAAACTCACGGAAGAAAACATCCGGATATCGCCTCCACCTATAATCTTATCGGCAAAATAAAGGTTACACAAGGCAACTTTAACGAAGGCCTGGCGAGCTATCAGCAGGCGCTGATTGCCAACGTGAGTACTTTTGAAAGTACCGATGTTAACCAGAATCCGGATGGCAGCACATTTTATAACGGCAACCAGTTGCTGTACTCCATCATGTATAAGGCACAGGCGCTTGAAGGTCGTTATTTCGGCAAAACTCTAAAACAAACCGATTTGAACAACGCCATTACCCACTTACAAAACTGCGATGCCCTTATTGACCGGCTACGCCAGCAAACCATTAAAGAGTCGGATAAAATTACCCTGGGTGCTATTGCCAATGAAGTGTATGCCGATGGTGCACGAATAGCCTTTGAACTAAGTGATGTGGCCTTCCGTAAAAGATCATACTACCGTGAATTAAGTTTTTATTTTGCCGAAAAAAGTAAAGCAGCCGTTTTACTGGATGCCATTTCGGATACAAATGCCAAGTCGTTTGCCGGAATTCCCGAAGAGTTACTGGAAGAAGAACGCGGCCTTAAATCGGCTTTGGCCCTGGTCAATCAAAAACTGGCACAAAAACCATCGGAGGATGAAGAGAAATACCTTCGCGAAACAGCTTTTCACCTCAACCAAAGCTACCAGGCCTTTATTAAAAACCTGGAAAATCAATACCCCGAGTATTTTAACCTGAAATATAATTCTACCGCACCTTCTATAAGTCAGGTACAGGCTGTCCTTCCGGGTAATTCAGCTGTTCTTAGTTACTTTATTGATGATTACAACGGCAGGGCAAGGCTTTACACGTATGTTATCACTAAAAAGTCGTTCCGAATTGTAAGTAAACCGCTGCCGGCAGCCTATAACAAAAATTTAACAGGTTACCGTAACAGTATTTTTTTTCGCGATCAACATTCGTTTATCGAAACGGCTACCGCGCTTCATCGAACACTTATTCCCGGGCTTCCGCGCCACATAAACGATCTGATTATACTTCCGGCCGGCCGTATGGGTGTAATTCCTTTCGAAGCATTACTAACACAGAAAGTGAAAAACGAAGATGAACCCTATCCGGTACTGCCTTACCTGGTAAAAAAATTCAGTACGCGTTATGAATTCTCTACCGGCCTGATGTTACAACGAAAATCGGACAAGCCCGGGCCGATACAATCGGCCATGTTGTGCGCCCCGGTTACTTTTCCTGAAAAAGACAACTTAAGCGATTTGCCAGGCACGGCCGCAGAAGTAAATACCCTAAATGAACTGTTCGCAACTAAAAAAATTTCCTGCGAATTACTCACCAATCACCTGGCCAGTGAATCGGCAATAAAAACCAAAGCACTTAAAAATTATAATCTGCTGCATTTTGCAACCCACGGCATTGTGGATGAAAACAACCCGGAGCTATCGCGGATATTTCTTCAAAACGATTCGGAAGCAGAAGATGGCAACCTGTTCTCTGGCGAAATTTATAACCTGCAGTTAAACGCCAGCCTGGTTACGCTATCGGCTTGCCAAACCGGGCTGGGCAAAATATCAAAAGGCGAAGGGGTAATTGGTTTATCGCGCGCATTGGTTTATGCCGGTGCAAAAAATATTATTGTTACATTCTGGAGTGTTTCTGATGAATCAACCGCCCAACTTATGACTGATTTTTATAAGTTGCTGTTGGAAAATCCTTCTCTACCGTTTAGTTCAACTTTGCGCCAGGCAAAACTTAATTTGCTAAGCAGCCACTATTCAGCACCGTATTACTGGGCACCCTTTGTTCTTATTGGCTTCTGACAAAGGAGAACAAATTAAAGCATAAGCCATCTCAAAAATAAACATAACCACAAAGGTCACTAAGTGCACTCAAAGAACACAGAGAATTACATTTATACTAACCACTTTCTTTGTGACTTTTATGCCATATCTGTGCTACTTTGTGGTTAGCCTGATTTTGAGATGGCTGCTGGTTATCCCGCAGACTTGGACAAATAATCGGATAATCTGCATCGCCTGCGGGATAAGCTATCATTTTATCCGGTAACGAAAGCCGGCATAGGCCATGCGTCCGAATATCGGTCCCCAAACCATTGATGAATCAAAGTACGGACTAAAAGGCTGGTCGGCCGCAACAATCGGGTTTGCCAGTGTAAAGTTATTAAGGTTCTCAACACCAAGGTAAACACTCCAGCGATCGTTGAAATCTTTAGTTACCTGTGCATTCATCAAAAAATAATCAGTTGAATAACTACTGAGCTGGTACTCGGACGGGTTCTCGGACGTATCCGGAATACGCTGCGGGCCAAGCCATTGTACAGTATAATCAAACTTCCATTTACTTTTGGTTTCATACGCCAGATTAATAAACGCGCGATGCTTTGAAATCAGCGGGCGGGCCAGCCGCGCCTCAGTATAATCCGTCTGAACATCCAGCCACCGGTAAGCCAGGCGTAAATCGAACCGCCTGATTAATTCGTAATCAACCTGCACCTGCATACTGTGTGAAAATGACCTGCCGGTAAGGCCAAAAAAACGTGCTTGTCTTGCCGAGAAGTCGTAATCCAATACCACCTGATTCTGAAAATCGGTAAAGAAATAATCCACCGTAAGCGATCCGCTCCGGTAATCAATGGTAAAATCCTGCGACAGGTTCACCCCGTAATTCCAGGCCTCATCGGGTTTAAAACCATATCCGTACGCGCTTTGCAAGCCGGTAAATACAAATTGACGGGAAGAAACCATGATGCCGGTATTTTCTGCCAGAATATTGGCCACCCGTATTCCTTTGCCTGCCGATGCTCTCAGCGTTGTTAAATCGGTTAAGTTGTACCGTATATGCAGGCGTGGTGTAAAAAAGGTTCCAAACAAATTGTGCTGGTCAACCCGCACACCGGCAATCAGCGAAAACTTATTCTGATTGTCGTAATTGTATTCGGCAAATGCCCCCGGTACAATTTCGGCTCTTTTAAAAGCCATACCCGGAGCCGGCAATCCATCGTAATTAACACCAACTATCGGGTTAGCCAGATTCTCCTCTACATCATCATACAAGAAACTTAAACCCGCTTTAAACTTATGCGCGGTATTACTTACGATGGACTGATAGATTAGGTTAGCATAGAATGAATTTTGGTTTGCAAAATGCTCGGTAAAGCCATAATAACTTTCATGATCATGGGCTGTTCCGCTAACCTGCAGACCGATACTTTTATAGGGCTTGCCCGGAAACTGATATCCTAACTTACCCCACAACTCGTATCGTTTTGTGTTTATTTCAAAGCCATACCGGTTGGTAGTAAACTTATCGTGAGGTGGGTGAAAGCCGGTTTGGCCTCCCAGTTTATTATCCCCAAGCAGCTTAATCCCAATTTGTCCAAGCAGGCCTTTGCCATTGTTATACACCCACCGGTTTATAAAGTTAAGCTGGCTTCCTACGGGAAAATCAAGGAAGGAGTCCTCATTACTGTCCATCTCCATAGGCCTTGCACTGCCATGAATCAAAAAAGTAGTTGCCCATTTTGGCCCTGTGTGTACGGTGTAATTCAGGTTCAACTCGGCACGTGCGGCCTGGTTAACATACCCGTTGAGGTAAAACTTTTCGCTTTCTTCGGGCTTTTTTAACTCAACGTTTATCTGGCCGGCAATGCTTTCATAGCCATTAACCACCGAACCCACGCCTTTTGTTACCTGAATGGAATTTATCCAGGTGCCGGGAATGAACTGAATGCCCTGGCTGGCAGCAAGCCCGCGAACCCCCGGCATATTTTCAATAGAGATCAGCGTATTAGGACCGGCAAGACCGAGCATCTGAATCTGTCGAGTTCCGGTAATGGCATCGGTAAAGGCCACATCCACCGAGGGATTGGTTTCAAAGCTTTCAGACAGGTTACAACAGGCTGCTTTGAACAACTCTTTTTCCGACATGATTACCGTATTGATATTTCTGGCCTGATCCAATCCGCTGGCGGGCCGCCATCCTTGAACCGTAATCTCCTCAAGCACCTGTTCAGAAACAAGGTAAATCTTCACGCTGGTTTGATTGGTTACATCAACCGTATCGGATTTAAAGCCCACATAACTCACCACTAACTTTTGATGATTACCCACACGTTCAATCATAAATATGCCGTTGGCACCCGTAGTTGTTCCGATAGTGGTGCCGAGCCAAAACACACTGGCTCCGGCCAAGGGCTCATCAGCCCCTTGCGTATTCTTCTCTACAACCAGTCCCATTAGTTTCTGGCCGTACGCGTATTGACAGGCCATCAACAGGATGGTGATCAAAAACTTACTCATAGGTAAAGCTGTTAATGATCGCTTTTCTTACCATCCTGTATGCCGGAGTGGTCGTGATCTCTGTATAAACAACAAAAGGGAAGTTCGGCATACACTTCATCTTTTGCCTTAACCGTGTCTGTATCATGCCCGACTGAAGCAACCAGTTCGCAGATTTTTTGCTCAGTGACTTTAGAGGGAACATAAACCACATGCAGATTTTTAGTGGCAACGTCCCAGGTGGCTTTCTTTATTCCATTGTGGTCAAGCACACCTTCAATGCGCTCCTTACACATGCCGCAGTTGCCGTAAACTTTAATTGTAGCTGTAACTACTTTTGATTTCGACTGACCAAAGGAAGAAATTGTGACTAAGGACAGTAAAAGGATATAAATAAGATTTGATTTCATGATGAATAAAAGTTAAAAATGAGTAAAAACGAATAGCTTCCGTAAAACCTAAGAGGCTACCTAAGCCCTGGCCGCACACGGTTCATCATAAAAAACTAAGGAGCAATTAACCTTATAAAGTGGTTTTGGAGGGGGTGAGTAATCGCTAAAGCAATTATTAACACTTGCCTTAGCGGGTTTAATTATTATTTCTTCAGGAACTCTTAGCTCAGCAAGGAGGTATAATTCCGGTGCAACATGAGCTAAATGCGATGTAAAAACCTGATTTTCACTTAGCCTAAAGATTTCGTGGTTATCATCGCAACAGGAGTTTTCGGGTGAAAACAGACTGCAGGCGCATTTTTTAGCCTCAAAACTGAAAAGTTCAGCGGATTTTGCCCGCCCCATGCAGTAGTGAGTGGTTTTAACCACGCCTACTGACAGGAGCAGGTAAATACACGTGAACGCTATGG encodes:
- a CDS encoding Gfo/Idh/MocA family oxidoreductase — encoded protein: MVSRRKFIQQAGAAAAFTIVPRFVLGGNGFIPPSDTLYLAGIGVGGKGTSDLTECAKSPNVKVVFLCDVDDRQAVKSKDNFPQAKYYKDFRVMLDKEEKGIDAVTISTPDHTHAVAALNAMQRGKHVYVQKPLTWSIHEARTLAEAAGKYKVVTQMGNQGGSGEGVRKGKEIYQAGLIGDVTRVYAWTNRPVWPQGIPTPSGNHQIPAELDWDLWLGPADAIDYNPAYHPFNWRGWWNFGTGALGDMACHILDPAFRILPIDYPSEVECSTGTVWTGFFQEGYFPDSCPPSSIVHLKFPGKNGKPDIKVTWMDGGVLPERPEELLPDEPMGNWDGGLIMVGTKGKLMFDCYGANPRLLPTTKMKDLNIKESIPRVKEGHYVQWVNACMKGYGKTELSSPFDFAGPMTEAILMGNLAIRSYGLRVKNDKGQNTYPGRKKLLWDWKSMKITNFDEANSFVKRVYRNGWSL
- a CDS encoding amidohydrolase, with amino-acid sequence MLKIDTHTHIIPKKLPNWAEKFGYGDFIYLQHHKKGFAKMMRGNQFFREIKENAWNPKLRIDEYAQFNTQVQVVCTIPVMFSYWAKPMDCLDVSKFLNDQIADLTEKYPKHYVGLGTIPMQDTELAIQELERCKKIGLLGIQIGSNINDLNLNEDRFFPVFEACEKLSMAVLVHPWNMMGMKSMQRYWLPWLVGMPAETSRAICSMIFGGIFERLPKLRVNFAHAGGSFLGTIGRIEHGFICRPDLVAIDNPVNPRNYLGKFWVDCITHDAMMLEYVLKLQGSKHITLGSDYPFPLGDLEIGRFIEEMNIDKSVKEDIFCNAPLSWLGITKDRFT
- a CDS encoding rhodanese-related sulfurtransferase, whose product is MTLYNRIEGRLLKEQLHSAPRIDRTTLSFYKYHHLADPKVFRDDLYKMFSNMGVLGRIYVAPEGINAQISVPANNLNTFREALYSISFLNGTRLNIAVDDNGKSFFKLKILVRKKIVADGLDDSSFDVTNCGKHVSAAEFNKLADDPNTIIIDMRNHYESEVGHFKNAICPDVDTFREELQVAEDLMAQHKDKNLLMYCTGGIRCEKASAWMKHKGFKNVFQLDGGIIEYARQVKAHGLENKFIGKNFVFDERLGERITDDIISSCHQCGTPCDDHTNCKNDGCHLLFIQCKTCAEKFDGCCSEECKSIIRLPNEKQKEIRRGINKGRQVFKKGRPQHLLKKSDSVL
- the mog gene encoding molybdopterin adenylyltransferase produces the protein MTIRIGIINVSDRASQGIYEDIPGKEIVATLTEYIKSPWEKEYAVIPDEQHLIEQCLIEMADKKQCCLIITCGGTGPAKRDVTPEATENVCEKMLPGFGELMRTESLKYVPTAILSRQTAGIRGKSLILNLPGKPKAIRQCLNAVFPAVPYCIDLLEGPFIECNEEVVKPFRPHSV
- a CDS encoding M23 family metallopeptidase, with the protein product MKIKYYYDTETCKYERVRTKTSDIVLNGLGLFFLTLLLASGIYLMFSTYFESPKELFLKNEVKELEYYYASLKRQVDELEKTVQGLEHRDDNIYRVVLGSEPIDKSIRNAGVGGVERYSDILNKPIEHKDLILELSKRVDLLRRKVYIESKSQDEVVELAENKEKQFAATPAIQPIANKQLIALASGFGMRIHPVYKVKKMHTGIDFAAPIGTPIYATADGVVEEVDIRFSGYGKMITIDHGFGYQTRYAHMHDFAVRKGQKVKRGDLIGYVGNTGLSTAPHLHYEVLLNGVLINPVHYFYNDLSPSEYEKIIELASIENQSLGM
- a CDS encoding CHAT domain-containing protein, translating into MARSSLLPGLLLFVVNLLQAQNSQSASEQIDELLYDSKFEDAIAFADKFTGGTSEISILIGNKKAEALIQLGRYEQATALLDQLQSQAEKSNKPDALGAIVQSTRGFLYLNQGRSDLALELLENAVITLNETGDPLYQARAMAYLGQAYSATGKYAQAEEQLQMALTIRLDKLPESHELIAASYNDLGMAFSQTDVDKALDYFDKAIELYTRLHGATHPKTAIVNTNMGLAYRSLKLYGDAITVFEDALKIWQTVYVNPHPSQAFVLLNLGQTYASMGELNTALSFYAKALAIYQQTHGRKHPDIASTYNLIGKIKVTQGNFNEGLASYQQALIANVSTFESTDVNQNPDGSTFYNGNQLLYSIMYKAQALEGRYFGKTLKQTDLNNAITHLQNCDALIDRLRQQTIKESDKITLGAIANEVYADGARIAFELSDVAFRKRSYYRELSFYFAEKSKAAVLLDAISDTNAKSFAGIPEELLEEERGLKSALALVNQKLAQKPSEDEEKYLRETAFHLNQSYQAFIKNLENQYPEYFNLKYNSTAPSISQVQAVLPGNSAVLSYFIDDYNGRARLYTYVITKKSFRIVSKPLPAAYNKNLTGYRNSIFFRDQHSFIETATALHRTLIPGLPRHINDLIILPAGRMGVIPFEALLTQKVKNEDEPYPVLPYLVKKFSTRYEFSTGLMLQRKSDKPGPIQSAMLCAPVTFPEKDNLSDLPGTAAEVNTLNELFATKKISCELLTNHLASESAIKTKALKNYNLLHFATHGIVDENNPELSRIFLQNDSEAEDGNLFSGEIYNLQLNASLVTLSACQTGLGKISKGEGVIGLSRALVYAGAKNIIVTFWSVSDESTAQLMTDFYKLLLENPSLPFSSTLRQAKLNLLSSHYSAPYYWAPFVLIGF